The Alphaproteobacteria bacterium genome contains a region encoding:
- a CDS encoding YbaK/EbsC family protein, with translation MNELPASAQKVQDAGRALGLDIAVVEMAASTRTAEDAAAACGVTVGQIVKSLVFVCATSGKPYLLLVSGSNRVNEKGVAAHLGEKLKRPDADAVRALTGYAIGGIPPFGHASPLATYMDRDLLQYDVIWAAAGTPKAVFRTEPAKLRDAAGAAVIDVT, from the coding sequence ATGAACGAATTGCCGGCGAGCGCCCAGAAGGTGCAGGACGCAGGCCGTGCGCTCGGCCTCGATATCGCGGTCGTTGAGATGGCGGCATCGACGCGGACCGCCGAGGACGCGGCGGCCGCCTGCGGCGTCACGGTCGGGCAGATCGTGAAGTCGCTGGTGTTCGTCTGCGCGACAAGCGGCAAGCCGTATCTGCTGCTCGTCTCGGGCTCGAACCGCGTCAACGAAAAGGGCGTCGCGGCGCATCTCGGCGAAAAGCTCAAGCGCCCCGACGCAGACGCCGTGCGCGCGCTCACCGGCTACGCGATCGGCGGCATCCCGCCGTTCGGCCACGCGAGCCCGCTCGCAACCTACATGGATCGCGATCTCTTGCAGTACGACGTGATCTGGGCCGCGGCGGGCACGCCCAAGGCGGTGTTTCGGACGGAGCCCGCCAAGCTGCGCGATGCCGCGGGGGCGGCGGTGATCGATGTGACGTGA
- a CDS encoding NUDIX domain-containing protein, which yields MALDGLRRTLEPAIRRVLHVYWRFARGLTMGVRAIVIDPQGRVFLVKHSYVTGWHLPGGGVEPGETVGEALERELAEEGGITPLEPPVLHGVFFNSRVSRRDHVVVFVVRAFRQEGGPRHKHEIVDYGLFALDALPPETTRGTRARLAELFDGAAISPRW from the coding sequence ATGGCCCTTGATGGCCTGCGTCGCACCCTGGAGCCCGCGATTCGGCGGGTTTTGCACGTCTATTGGCGGTTTGCCCGCGGGCTCACGATGGGCGTTCGCGCCATCGTGATCGACCCACAAGGACGGGTGTTCCTGGTCAAGCACAGCTACGTCACGGGCTGGCATCTGCCCGGCGGGGGCGTCGAGCCCGGGGAGACGGTCGGAGAGGCGCTGGAGCGCGAGCTCGCGGAGGAGGGCGGCATTACGCCGCTCGAGCCGCCGGTGCTGCACGGCGTATTCTTCAATTCCCGCGTGTCGCGCCGCGACCATGTGGTGGTGTTCGTGGTGCGCGCCTTCCGCCAGGAGGGCGGGCCGCGCCACAAACACGAGATCGTCGACTACGGCCTCTTCGCGCTCGACGCGCTGCCGCCCGAGACGACGCGCGGTACCCGCGCGCGGCTCGCAGAGCTGTTCGACGGTGCCGCGATCTCGCCGCGCTGGTGA
- the mbfA gene encoding iron exporter MbfA: MKRFADLSEQEVLALAITNEEEDSRIYRSFAERLRPNYAASATTFDEMAEEEVRHRTMLYDLYRRKFGEYLPLVRRLDVKGFVRHKPIWLTEQLGLDEVRKYAANMEYETARFYRKAADNARDVSVRELLVKLAEAEDRHETIAETLEGEIGDGARSREDETARRMFVLQYVQPGLAGLMDGSVSTLAPLFAAAFATHQPWETFLVGMAASVGAGISMGFAEALSDDGSLTGRGSPWLRGAVCGVMTTLGGVGHTLPFLIPNFWTATLLAFAVVIVELIVISWIRWRFMDTPFLSAAFQIMVGGALVFAAGILIGSS; this comes from the coding sequence ATGAAACGCTTTGCCGACCTCTCCGAGCAGGAAGTCCTCGCCCTCGCGATCACCAACGAGGAGGAGGACAGCCGCATCTACCGCAGCTTCGCGGAGCGGCTGCGCCCGAACTATGCGGCCTCGGCTACGACGTTCGACGAGATGGCGGAGGAAGAGGTGCGCCACCGCACCATGCTCTACGACCTCTACCGCAGGAAGTTCGGCGAATATTTGCCGCTGGTGCGGCGCCTGGACGTGAAGGGCTTCGTGCGGCACAAGCCGATCTGGCTCACCGAGCAGCTCGGCCTCGATGAGGTGCGCAAGTACGCCGCCAACATGGAATACGAGACCGCGCGCTTTTATCGCAAAGCTGCGGACAACGCGCGCGACGTGTCGGTGCGCGAACTGCTGGTGAAGCTTGCCGAAGCGGAGGACCGGCACGAAACGATCGCCGAGACACTCGAAGGCGAGATCGGTGATGGCGCCCGCAGCCGGGAAGACGAGACCGCGCGGCGCATGTTCGTGCTGCAATACGTACAGCCCGGCCTCGCCGGCCTGATGGACGGCTCGGTCTCGACGCTTGCGCCGCTCTTCGCCGCGGCTTTCGCCACGCACCAGCCGTGGGAGACGTTCCTGGTCGGGATGGCGGCCTCGGTCGGCGCCGGCATCTCGATGGGCTTCGCCGAAGCGCTCTCCGACGACGGCTCCCTCACCGGACGCGGTTCGCCCTGGCTGCGTGGCGCCGTGTGCGGCGTGATGACCACGCTCGGCGGCGTCGGACATACGCTGCCCTTTCTCATTCCGAATTTCTGGACCGCCACGCTTCTTGCGTTTGCGGTGGTGATCGTGGAGTTGATCGTCATCTCGTGGATCCGCTGGCGTTTCATGGATACGCCGTTCCTCTCGGCCGCATTCCAGATCATGGTCGGCGGCGCGCTGGTTTTCGCGGCCGGGATATTGATCGGGAGTTCGTGA
- a CDS encoding metallophosphoesterase: MFTLAHLSDPHIGPIETPQLRELMNKRGLGLINWYRKRHRHHHRDVLDAIVRDLQAQRPDHIALTGDLVNVSLDSEFARAAKWLDTLGKPQDVTLTPGNHDAYVKRVAGHAAQHWSEFMRGDDGAPFPFVRRRGPVALVGLTTSVPTGPFMATGRLGGDQLAKLAEILIQLSREPLFRVVLIHHPPIPSRGHYMKRLIDAPFFCALIAEHGCELLLHGHNHEQQLMWLDGPKGRIPAVGVPSASAIISTHDEPAAYNLYRIGGAPGAWRCEMTVRGFAFGREGISELKRETLR; this comes from the coding sequence ATGTTCACCCTCGCGCATCTTTCCGATCCGCACATCGGACCGATCGAAACGCCGCAGTTGCGCGAGCTGATGAACAAGCGCGGGCTCGGGCTGATCAACTGGTACCGCAAGCGGCACCGTCATCATCATCGCGACGTGCTCGACGCGATCGTGCGCGATTTGCAGGCGCAGAGGCCGGACCACATCGCGCTGACCGGCGATCTGGTGAACGTCTCGCTGGACAGTGAGTTCGCCCGCGCCGCGAAGTGGCTCGACACGCTCGGCAAGCCGCAGGACGTGACGCTCACCCCCGGCAATCACGACGCCTATGTCAAGCGCGTCGCAGGCCACGCCGCGCAGCACTGGAGCGAGTTCATGCGCGGGGACGACGGCGCGCCCTTCCCTTTTGTGCGGAGGCGCGGCCCGGTTGCGCTCGTCGGGCTGACCACGTCGGTGCCGACGGGGCCGTTCATGGCAACCGGCCGTCTCGGCGGCGATCAACTCGCGAAGCTTGCGGAGATCTTGATTCAGCTGTCACGTGAGCCTCTGTTTCGCGTGGTGCTGATCCACCATCCGCCCATCCCCTCGCGCGGGCACTACATGAAGCGGCTGATCGATGCGCCTTTCTTCTGCGCGCTCATCGCCGAGCACGGCTGCGAGCTGCTGCTCCACGGGCATAACCATGAACAGCAGCTGATGTGGCTCGACGGCCCGAAGGGCCGCATTCCGGCAGTCGGCGTGCCGTCGGCCTCGGCGATCATCTCCACACATGACGAACCCGCGGCCTACAATCTCTACCGCATTGGCGGCGCGCCCGGTGCATGGCGATGCGAGATGACGGTGCGCGGCTTCGCGTTCGGCCGGGAGGGAATCTCGGAGTTGAAAAGAGAGACCCTGCGATGA
- a CDS encoding fumarylacetoacetate hydrolase family protein yields the protein MMDLDLKSTLPTDFPSGTLVGRVWRPDLGGPSVVAVRHDGVFDISRSFATMRDLCESADPAASVAGAHADRIGDLDAILANTAEDKRDPKNPWLLAPVDLQAVKAAGVTFAISLLERVIEEQARGAPERAAVARKEVEGALGGAVEKIKPGSPQAAELKKLLQAKGLWSQYLEVGIGPDAEIFTKCQIMSAVGTGMSIGVLASSTWNNPEPEVVVVATSKGKIVGATLGNDVNLRDVEGRSALLLSKAKDNNASTAIGPFIRLFDRSFSLDDVRRTRVSLNVTGADGFVLEGSSDVGKISRDPQELVDQMIGRHHQYPDGAVLFLGTMFAPVKDRDAPGMGFTHHPGDLVRIAADKLGALVNVVTTSDKAPEWTFGVGDLMRNLAKRGVL from the coding sequence ATGATGGACCTCGACCTCAAATCCACCCTTCCCACAGACTTCCCCTCTGGCACCCTGGTGGGTCGCGTGTGGCGCCCCGACCTCGGCGGCCCGTCCGTCGTCGCCGTCCGCCACGATGGCGTGTTCGACATCTCACGTTCGTTCGCGACGATGCGCGATCTCTGTGAGTCGGCGGATCCCGCCGCGTCGGTCGCGGGCGCCCACGCGGACCGCATCGGCGATCTCGACGCGATCCTCGCCAACACGGCAGAAGACAAGCGCGATCCGAAAAATCCTTGGCTGCTCGCGCCGGTCGACCTGCAGGCCGTGAAGGCCGCGGGCGTCACCTTCGCGATCTCGCTTCTCGAACGCGTGATCGAGGAGCAGGCGCGCGGCGCGCCGGAGCGCGCGGCCGTTGCGCGCAAGGAGGTGGAAGGCGCGCTCGGTGGCGCGGTCGAGAAGATCAAGCCGGGCTCGCCGCAGGCGGCCGAACTGAAGAAGCTGCTGCAGGCCAAAGGCCTGTGGTCGCAATATCTCGAGGTCGGCATCGGGCCGGACGCCGAGATCTTCACCAAGTGCCAGATCATGTCGGCCGTCGGCACCGGGATGTCGATCGGCGTCCTGGCGTCATCGACCTGGAACAATCCGGAGCCCGAGGTCGTGGTCGTCGCCACGTCGAAGGGAAAAATAGTCGGCGCGACGCTCGGCAACGACGTGAACCTGCGCGATGTCGAAGGCCGCTCGGCGCTGCTCCTCTCCAAGGCCAAGGACAACAACGCGTCGACCGCGATCGGTCCGTTCATCCGCCTGTTCGACCGCAGCTTCTCGCTCGACGACGTGCGCCGCACCCGCGTTTCGCTCAATGTGACCGGCGCCGACGGCTTCGTGCTCGAAGGCTCGAGCGACGTCGGCAAGATCAGCCGCGATCCGCAGGAGCTTGTCGATCAGATGATCGGGCGGCATCACCAGTATCCGGACGGCGCCGTGCTGTTTCTCGGCACGATGTTTGCGCCCGTGAAGGACCGCGATGCGCCCGGCATGGGCTTCACGCATCATCCGGGCGACCTGGTGAGGATCGCGGCGGACAAGCTCGGCGCGCTGGTCAACGTGGTGACCACCAGCGACAAGGCGCCGGAATGGACCTTCGGGGTGGGCGATCTGATGCGCAATCTGGCGAAGCGGGGGGTGCTGTAG
- a CDS encoding ABC transporter substrate-binding protein, giving the protein MICRFLAAAALAAGLVFPRPASAEANVVRVAKQFGVGYMQYMVMQELKLVEKHAKAAGLDITTEWATFRSSDVMNDALISGSVDFVSLGIPGMITINSKTRGTANEVKGVLGLNISPLMLVVRDPAIKLLKDFKENHRIALPAVKVSNQAIILQMAAAKEFGDAKWGALDHLTVSMSHPDATAAMLGGQSEITANFSSAPFQYRQLKNPNIKLLLNSADLFRDDPMSFNVVAATSKFKADNPKLFAAFVAAMKEATDVINADKRKGRGDLPQGVGREDDRRRHHGGAEGPGDPVQQPGRWYSRVRGLHGEDRHAEESTEGLEGHVLPGGAGGELDTVVCPGRRAA; this is encoded by the coding sequence ATGATTTGCCGCTTTCTGGCGGCCGCGGCGCTCGCGGCTGGCCTCGTGTTTCCGCGCCCTGCGTCTGCGGAAGCCAATGTGGTGCGCGTCGCCAAGCAATTCGGCGTCGGCTACATGCAGTACATGGTGATGCAGGAGTTGAAGCTGGTCGAGAAGCACGCCAAGGCAGCAGGCCTCGACATCACCACCGAATGGGCGACGTTCCGCTCCTCCGACGTGATGAACGACGCGCTGATCTCCGGCTCGGTCGATTTCGTCTCGCTCGGCATTCCCGGCATGATCACGATCAATTCAAAGACGCGCGGCACCGCGAACGAGGTGAAGGGCGTGCTCGGCTTGAACATCTCGCCGCTGATGCTGGTGGTGCGCGACCCCGCGATCAAGTTGCTGAAGGATTTCAAGGAGAACCACCGTATCGCGCTGCCGGCCGTGAAGGTCTCCAATCAGGCGATCATCCTGCAGATGGCGGCCGCGAAGGAATTCGGCGACGCGAAGTGGGGTGCGCTCGATCACCTCACGGTCTCGATGTCGCACCCGGACGCGACCGCCGCGATGCTCGGCGGGCAGAGCGAGATCACGGCGAACTTTTCCTCCGCGCCGTTCCAGTACCGGCAGCTGAAGAACCCGAACATCAAGCTGCTCTTGAATTCGGCCGACTTGTTCCGCGACGATCCGATGTCGTTCAACGTCGTCGCCGCGACGTCGAAGTTCAAAGCCGACAATCCGAAGCTGTTCGCCGCCTTCGTCGCCGCCATGAAGGAGGCGACCGACGTCATCAACGCCGACAAGCGCAAGGGGCGCGGAGATCTACCTCAAGGTGTCGGGCGAGAAGACGACCGTCGACGACATCATGGAGGTGCTGAAGGACCCGGAGATCCAGTACAACAACCGGGTCGGTGGTATTCGCGCGTTCGTGGACTTCATGGCGAAGACCGGCACGCTGAAGAATCCACCGAAGGACTGGAAGGACATGTTCTTCCCGGAGGCGCTGGTGGGGAGTTAGATACTGTCGTGTGTCCCGGGCGCCGCGCAGCATGA
- a CDS encoding ABC transporter permease subunit produces the protein MGTVGDAARPLSIPERLLQITGVRRLIVVVVLCLAWQIYAMWLNNNLLFPTLGETLEALYDALVNGPLIQRTLTSLQILLMGYALGLAIAGIFTTLAITTRAGTDLLSTLTAMFNPLPAIALLPLALLWFGLGAKSLVFVIIHSVLWAVALNTHSGFTSVSPTLRMAGQNCGLRGISYVAFLLVPAAFPSILTGLKIGWAFAWRTLIAAELVFGVSSRSGGLGWFIFENRNQLEIPSVFAGLLTVILIGLVVESVIFRSIENVTIRRWGMQS, from the coding sequence ATGGGTACGGTCGGCGATGCCGCACGGCCCCTCTCGATACCCGAGCGGCTGTTGCAGATCACCGGAGTCCGTCGGCTGATCGTGGTCGTGGTGCTGTGCCTTGCCTGGCAGATCTACGCGATGTGGCTCAACAACAACCTGCTGTTCCCGACGCTCGGAGAAACGCTGGAGGCGCTCTACGATGCGCTAGTGAACGGGCCGCTGATCCAGCGCACCCTCACCTCGCTGCAGATCCTGCTGATGGGTTACGCGCTGGGGCTTGCGATCGCCGGCATCTTCACGACACTCGCGATCACCACCCGCGCCGGCACGGATCTGCTCTCGACGCTGACCGCGATGTTCAACCCGCTGCCCGCCATCGCGCTGCTACCCCTCGCGTTGCTATGGTTCGGGCTTGGCGCGAAGAGCCTGGTGTTCGTCATCATCCATTCGGTGTTGTGGGCGGTCGCGCTGAACACGCATTCGGGCTTCACGTCGGTCTCACCGACCTTGCGCATGGCGGGGCAGAACTGCGGGCTGCGCGGGATTTCCTATGTGGCGTTCCTGCTGGTGCCGGCGGCATTTCCCTCGATCCTCACGGGCCTGAAGATCGGCTGGGCCTTCGCGTGGCGCACGCTGATCGCCGCCGAGCTCGTGTTCGGCGTCTCGTCGCGTTCCGGCGGGCTTGGCTGGTTCATCTTCGAGAACCGCAACCAGCTCGAAATCCCTTCGGTGTTCGCGGGCTTGCTCACCGTCATTCTGATCGGGCTGGTGGTCGAGAGCGTGATCTTCCGCTCGATCGAGAACGTGACGATCCGGCGGTGGGGGATGCAATCGTAG